In one Streptomyces marincola genomic region, the following are encoded:
- a CDS encoding tellurite resistance TerB family protein: MAIWDRIKDSAKGRTGSGGSGGSGSGGSGGGQQLVSMFKNQLSSMKTELKSGAYRDASMAMCALVAAADGSVDHNERQHVESLIVSNDVLQNFPADSLRQRFNKHVDQLVGNFQAGRAAALQEIAKVQKKPMEARAVVQTGIVIAGADGYFAQAEQQVIREVCGALGLSPSEFNM, translated from the coding sequence ATGGCCATCTGGGACCGGATCAAGGACTCGGCGAAGGGGCGGACCGGCTCCGGCGGCAGCGGGGGGAGCGGGAGCGGCGGAAGCGGCGGCGGCCAGCAGCTGGTGAGCATGTTCAAGAACCAGCTGTCCTCGATGAAGACGGAGCTCAAGAGCGGCGCCTACCGCGACGCCAGCATGGCGATGTGCGCGCTGGTCGCCGCCGCCGACGGCTCGGTCGACCACAACGAGCGGCAGCACGTGGAGTCGCTGATCGTCAGCAACGACGTCCTCCAGAACTTCCCGGCCGACTCCTTGCGGCAGCGGTTCAACAAGCACGTGGACCAGCTCGTGGGCAACTTCCAGGCCGGGCGGGCCGCGGCGCTCCAGGAGATCGCCAAGGTGCAGAAGAAGCCGATGGAGGCGCGGGCCGTCGTCCAGACCGGCATCGTGATCGCGGGCGCCGACGGCTACTTCGCGCAGGCCGAGCAGCAGGTCATCCGGGAGGTGTGCGGCGCGCTCGGGCTCTCCCCCAGCGAGTTCAACATGTGA
- a CDS encoding SgcJ/EcaC family oxidoreductase, with protein sequence MRTSPEPQTAAGGHRPPTEAEIRALFARWNDALATGDAEVVADRYAADAVLEPTQSNRIRTDRAGIVDYFEHFLTQRPTGEIDESYVEILGRDAAVDGGAYTFHLTDPATGEPRDVRARYTFVYERDRRTGTWLIVNHHSSVMPEG encoded by the coding sequence ATGCGCACCTCACCTGAGCCCCAGACCGCGGCGGGCGGGCACCGCCCGCCGACCGAAGCCGAGATCCGCGCGCTGTTCGCGCGGTGGAACGACGCGCTCGCCACCGGCGACGCGGAGGTCGTGGCCGACCGCTACGCGGCCGACGCCGTCCTCGAACCCACCCAGTCCAACCGGATACGCACCGACCGCGCCGGCATAGTCGACTACTTCGAGCACTTCCTCACGCAGCGGCCGACCGGCGAGATCGACGAGTCCTACGTCGAGATCCTGGGCCGCGACGCGGCCGTCGACGGCGGCGCCTACACCTTCCACCTGACCGACCCGGCCACGGGCGAGCCCCGCGACGTGCGCGCCCGCTACACGTTCGTCTACGAACGCGACCGGCGCACCGGCACGTGGCTGATCGTCAACCACCACTCCTCGGTGATGCCGGAGGGCTGA
- the aspS gene encoding aspartate--tRNA ligase, whose protein sequence is MHRYRSHTCGELRSADIGKDVRLSGWLHNRRNLGGILFIDLRDHHGIVQLVVHPEAPGAQAVDDTLGGLAKETVIRVDGRVVGRGADNVNAELATGEIEVEVTEVEVLGAADQVPFTINSEDGVNEERRLEYRFLDLRRERMHRNIMLRSAVISAIRQKMTAQGFNELATPILSATSPEGARDFLVPSRLHPGTFYALPQAPQQFKQLLMVAGFDRYFQIAPCFRDEDARADRSPGEFYQLDMEMSFVEQEDVFGVIERVMTELFTEFGGGRHVTSPFPRIPYREAMLKYGSDKPDLRARLELTDVSDVFAGSGFKAFADQHVRALAVPDTAKQPRRFFDQLGEFAVEQGAKGLAWVRVGDDGQLTGPIAKFLTEENVAALRERLDAGPGTAVFFGAGAFDEVSKIMGAVRVEAARRAGHFEENVFRFCWIVDFPMYERNEDTGAIEFSHNPFSMPQGGLEALETKDPLDILAWQYDIVCNGIELSSGAIRNHEPDVMIKAFGIAGYSAEEVEREFGGMLRAFRFGAPPHGGIAPGIDRIVMLLADEPNIRETIAFPLNGNAQDLLMGAPSPVDESRLRELHLNVRRPS, encoded by the coding sequence ATGCATCGGTACCGGTCCCACACCTGCGGCGAGCTGCGCTCCGCGGACATCGGCAAGGACGTCCGGCTGTCCGGGTGGCTGCACAATCGCCGGAACCTGGGCGGCATCCTGTTCATCGACCTGCGCGACCACCACGGCATCGTGCAGCTCGTCGTGCACCCCGAGGCCCCGGGCGCCCAGGCCGTGGACGACACGCTCGGCGGCCTGGCCAAGGAGACGGTCATCCGCGTCGACGGCCGCGTGGTCGGCCGCGGCGCCGACAACGTCAACGCCGAGCTCGCCACCGGTGAGATCGAGGTCGAGGTGACCGAGGTCGAGGTGCTCGGCGCCGCCGACCAGGTGCCGTTCACGATCAACAGCGAGGACGGCGTCAACGAGGAACGCCGGCTCGAATACCGCTTCCTCGACCTGCGCCGCGAGCGCATGCACCGCAACATCATGCTGCGCTCCGCCGTGATCTCCGCGATCCGGCAGAAGATGACCGCCCAGGGCTTCAACGAGCTGGCCACGCCGATCCTGTCGGCCACCTCGCCCGAGGGCGCGCGCGACTTCCTGGTGCCCTCGCGGCTGCACCCCGGCACCTTCTACGCGCTGCCCCAGGCGCCCCAGCAGTTCAAGCAGCTGCTGATGGTCGCGGGCTTCGACCGGTACTTCCAGATCGCGCCGTGCTTCCGCGACGAGGACGCGCGCGCCGACCGCTCGCCCGGCGAGTTCTACCAGCTCGACATGGAGATGAGCTTCGTCGAGCAGGAGGACGTGTTCGGCGTCATCGAGCGCGTGATGACCGAGCTGTTCACGGAGTTCGGCGGCGGACGGCACGTCACCTCGCCGTTCCCGCGCATCCCCTACCGCGAGGCGATGCTGAAGTACGGCTCGGACAAGCCCGACCTGCGCGCGCGCCTTGAGCTGACGGACGTCTCCGACGTCTTCGCCGGCTCGGGCTTCAAGGCGTTCGCGGACCAGCACGTGCGCGCGCTCGCCGTGCCCGACACCGCGAAGCAGCCGCGCCGCTTCTTCGACCAGCTCGGCGAGTTCGCCGTGGAGCAGGGCGCCAAGGGCCTGGCCTGGGTGCGGGTCGGTGACGACGGGCAGCTGACCGGCCCCATCGCCAAGTTCCTCACCGAGGAGAACGTGGCGGCGCTGCGCGAGCGGCTGGACGCCGGTCCCGGCACGGCCGTGTTCTTCGGCGCGGGCGCGTTCGACGAGGTCTCCAAAATCATGGGCGCGGTGCGGGTCGAGGCCGCCAGGCGCGCCGGCCACTTCGAGGAGAACGTCTTCCGCTTCTGCTGGATCGTGGACTTCCCCATGTACGAGCGGAACGAGGACACCGGCGCGATCGAGTTCTCGCACAACCCGTTCTCCATGCCGCAGGGCGGCCTCGAAGCGCTGGAGACCAAGGACCCGCTGGACATCCTGGCCTGGCAGTACGACATCGTGTGCAACGGCATCGAGCTGTCCTCCGGCGCCATCAGGAACCACGAGCCCGACGTGATGATCAAGGCGTTCGGCATCGCCGGGTACAGCGCCGAGGAGGTCGAGCGCGAGTTCGGCGGCATGCTGCGCGCGTTCCGCTTCGGCGCCCCGCCGCACGGCGGGATCGCCCCGGGCATCGACCGCATCGTGATGCTGCTCGCCGACGAGCCGAACATCCGCGAGACGATCGCCTTCCCGCTCAACGGCAACGCGCAGGACCTGCTGATGGGCGCGCCGAGCCCGGTGGACGAGTCGCGGCTGCGGGAGTTGCACCTGAACGTGCGGCGGCCGTCCTGA
- a CDS encoding ATP-binding SpoIIE family protein phosphatase — translation MRTEDVLGAAETGLWAWDGARGQVTLDATAARLFGLPTDEVTIPEAAIRARLPSEDVIEIQRVMAAAEAEGRVAELRIRVVDGEGNVLRTLRSRLRPVDEGPGAGIAGVTSGVVGTVVEVPAAPGRPSAVEWDWRRAREAFLLDAGQTLSGANTTEDVLRVTASLAMPGFSPDGVAVFVQEGDQVKLADYHGADFEAVSASFPVPVSANYPAAQVLRTGRAVYLATPDEYRKDFPDLWPLIERFGHKSWAYLPLVVAGRTIGVWLVAFRAPLGFTIEDRSLLSTVARLVAQALSRAYLQDTERELAADLQHTMRPGPAPGVPGMELAARYVPAGGGLTVGGDWYDVIPLPSGRVALIIGDVQGHDVRAAAVMAQLRIVLRAYASEGHRPDAVLARASRFLSTLTAEPDPAFGETRFATCLYVEVDPPSGTLDVARAGHPDAAMVLEDGTLVTRPSPGGLPLGVVPQGDYPTTRLVLQPGETLLLCTDGLIETGRHDFDSGWARLRRAVAGLGGVGLENLADGLIEAVHGNAPPQPSAPGMGGPDLDDIALLLLRRPRGGAQGPAWAAPVRRVVLTIAQAEPARIAQARGRLAELLHDWGDADRVFGARLMLSEVVTNVLMHTDGDALLVAELSGPAGDRLLRVEVSDPSDEPPHPREPGELASSGRGLMLMESLADAWGYAPRGAGKTTWFELHEEPPEPPA, via the coding sequence ATGCGCACCGAGGACGTGCTGGGCGCCGCGGAGACCGGGCTGTGGGCGTGGGACGGGGCCCGCGGCCAGGTCACCCTGGACGCGACGGCCGCCCGGCTGTTCGGCCTGCCCACCGACGAGGTGACCATCCCCGAGGCCGCGATCCGCGCCCGCCTGCCCTCCGAGGACGTGATCGAGATCCAGCGCGTGATGGCCGCCGCCGAGGCCGAGGGCCGGGTCGCGGAGCTGCGGATCAGGGTCGTCGACGGCGAGGGGAACGTGCTGCGCACCCTGCGCAGCCGGCTGCGCCCGGTCGACGAGGGGCCGGGCGCGGGGATCGCCGGCGTCACCTCGGGCGTGGTCGGCACGGTCGTGGAGGTGCCGGCGGCGCCGGGCCGCCCCTCCGCCGTGGAGTGGGACTGGCGGCGCGCGCGGGAGGCGTTCCTGCTCGACGCGGGCCAGACGCTGTCCGGCGCGAACACCACCGAGGACGTGCTGCGGGTCACCGCGTCCCTGGCGATGCCGGGCTTCTCGCCCGACGGCGTCGCGGTGTTCGTGCAGGAGGGCGACCAGGTCAAGCTGGCCGACTACCACGGCGCGGACTTCGAGGCGGTGAGCGCGAGCTTCCCCGTCCCGGTCTCCGCGAACTACCCGGCGGCCCAGGTGCTGCGCACCGGGCGCGCGGTGTACCTGGCGACCCCGGACGAGTACCGCAAGGACTTCCCCGACCTGTGGCCCCTGATCGAACGCTTCGGCCACAAGTCCTGGGCCTACCTGCCGCTCGTGGTCGCCGGGCGCACGATCGGGGTGTGGCTGGTGGCGTTCCGCGCCCCGCTCGGCTTCACCATCGAGGACAGGTCGCTGCTGTCCACGGTGGCCCGCCTGGTCGCCCAGGCCCTCTCGCGCGCCTACCTCCAGGACACCGAGCGCGAGCTGGCCGCCGACCTCCAGCACACGATGCGCCCGGGGCCCGCGCCCGGCGTGCCCGGCATGGAGCTGGCCGCCCGCTACGTGCCGGCCGGCGGCGGGCTGACGGTCGGCGGCGACTGGTACGACGTGATCCCGCTGCCCTCGGGGCGGGTGGCGCTGATCATCGGGGACGTGCAGGGGCACGACGTGCGGGCGGCGGCGGTGATGGCGCAGCTGCGGATCGTGCTGCGCGCGTACGCCTCCGAGGGCCACCGTCCGGACGCGGTGCTCGCGCGGGCCTCCCGTTTCCTGTCCACGCTGACCGCCGAGCCCGATCCGGCGTTCGGCGAGACCCGGTTCGCGACCTGCCTGTACGTGGAGGTCGACCCGCCCTCGGGCACGCTCGACGTGGCGCGCGCCGGGCACCCCGACGCGGCGATGGTCCTTGAGGACGGCACGCTGGTGACGCGGCCGAGCCCGGGCGGGCTGCCGCTCGGCGTGGTGCCGCAGGGCGACTACCCGACGACGCGCCTGGTGCTCCAGCCGGGCGAGACGCTGCTGCTGTGCACGGACGGGCTGATCGAGACCGGCAGGCACGACTTCGACTCGGGGTGGGCGCGGCTGCGCCGCGCGGTGGCGGGTCTGGGCGGCGTCGGTCTTGAGAACCTGGCGGACGGCCTGATCGAGGCGGTGCACGGGAACGCGCCGCCGCAGCCGTCGGCGCCCGGCATGGGCGGCCCGGACCTGGACGACATCGCGCTGCTCCTGCTGCGCCGCCCGCGCGGCGGGGCGCAGGGCCCGGCGTGGGCGGCGCCCGTGCGCCGGGTGGTGCTGACGATCGCGCAGGCCGAGCCGGCCAGGATCGCGCAGGCGCGCGGGCGGCTCGCGGAGCTGCTGCACGACTGGGGCGACGCGGACCGGGTGTTCGGCGCCCGGCTGATGCTGTCCGAGGTCGTGACGAACGTGCTGATGCACACCGACGGCGACGCGCTGCTGGTGGCCGAGTTGAGCGGTCCGGCAGGCGACCGGCTGCTGCGGGTGGAGGTCAGCGACCCGAGCGACGAGCCGCCGCACCCGAGGGAGCCGGGCGAACTGGCCTCGTCGGGGCGGGGGTTGATGCTGATGGAGTCGCTTGCCGACGCCTGGGGCTACGCGCCGCGCGGCGCGGGCAAGACGACGTGGTTCGAGCTGCACGAGGAGCCGCCCGAGCCGCCGGCCTGA
- a CDS encoding pirin family protein: MPAVTVENPLTLPRVTTPPPQARPRPVQAVATAPAGFEGEGFPVRRAFAGISHRRLDPFILMDQMGEVEYAAGEPKGTPWHPHRGFETVTYLIDGTFVHQDSEGGGGVINGGDTQWMTAGSGLLHIEAPPEEMVLAGGLFHGIQLWVNLPAKDKMTTPRYQDIGGGNVRLLTSGDGGAVLRLIAGELDGHRGPGVTHTPITLVHATLAPGAEVTLPWRPDFNALGYVLAGRGSAGQDGRPVEMGQAIVFGSGDTVTVRAAAAQDARTPALDVVLLGGLPIREPFAHYGPFVMNTHAELAQAFDDFQAGRLGRVPAARAED; the protein is encoded by the coding sequence ATGCCCGCGGTCACCGTGGAGAACCCGCTCACCCTGCCCCGCGTCACCACGCCCCCGCCGCAGGCCCGCCCGCGGCCCGTCCAGGCGGTGGCCACCGCCCCGGCCGGCTTCGAGGGCGAGGGCTTCCCCGTGCGCCGCGCGTTCGCCGGCATCAGCCACCGCAGGCTCGACCCGTTCATCCTCATGGACCAGATGGGCGAGGTCGAATACGCGGCGGGCGAGCCGAAGGGGACCCCGTGGCATCCGCACCGGGGCTTCGAGACCGTCACCTACCTGATCGACGGCACGTTCGTGCACCAGGACTCCGAGGGCGGCGGCGGCGTCATCAACGGCGGCGACACCCAGTGGATGACGGCGGGCTCCGGACTGCTGCACATCGAGGCGCCACCGGAGGAAATGGTGCTCGCCGGCGGCCTGTTCCACGGCATACAGCTGTGGGTCAACCTCCCGGCCAAGGACAAGATGACCACGCCGCGCTACCAGGACATCGGCGGCGGCAACGTGCGGCTGCTGACCTCGGGCGACGGCGGCGCGGTGCTGCGCCTGATCGCCGGGGAGCTCGACGGGCACCGGGGTCCCGGCGTCACCCACACCCCGATCACCCTCGTGCACGCCACGCTCGCCCCCGGCGCCGAGGTCACGCTGCCCTGGCGGCCCGACTTCAACGCCCTCGGCTACGTGCTCGCCGGCCGCGGCAGCGCGGGTCAGGACGGCAGGCCCGTCGAGATGGGCCAGGCGATCGTCTTCGGCTCGGGCGACACCGTCACCGTCCGCGCCGCCGCCGCGCAGGACGCGCGCACCCCCGCGCTCGACGTGGTGCTCCTCGGCGGCCTACCGATCCGGGAGCCGTTCGCGCACTACGGCCCGTTCGTGATGAACACCCACGCCGAACTGGCCCAGGCGTTCGACGACTTCCAGGCCGGCCGGCTGGGCCGCGTCCCCGCCGCGCGCGCGGAGGACTGA
- a CDS encoding SseB family protein, with protein MYGYDQPGYAGQQPYGVQQPPAAAGYGGQQLYPEQQSSAPAAAAPAPPSLVDALRAYTSGAMSSEEFHDIFLSAKIYCPRGENPGFLALHNTRQPVIPLFTSLKELRRYAGKESRYFTVTGGEVLDLLPGGYGFALDMEGEHRLVLDAKSVEEMVDYTMRRLYG; from the coding sequence ATGTACGGCTACGACCAGCCGGGCTACGCCGGCCAGCAGCCCTACGGGGTGCAGCAGCCCCCCGCCGCCGCCGGGTACGGCGGCCAGCAGCTGTACCCCGAACAGCAGTCGTCGGCCCCCGCGGCGGCGGCGCCCGCGCCTCCCTCGCTGGTGGACGCGCTGCGGGCGTACACCTCTGGCGCGATGTCGAGCGAGGAGTTCCACGACATCTTCCTCAGCGCCAAGATCTACTGCCCGCGCGGCGAGAACCCCGGATTCCTCGCGCTGCACAACACGCGGCAGCCGGTGATCCCGCTGTTCACCTCGCTGAAGGAGCTGCGCCGCTACGCGGGCAAGGAGTCGCGCTACTTCACCGTCACCGGGGGCGAGGTGCTCGACCTGCTGCCCGGCGGCTACGGCTTCGCCCTCGACATGGAGGGCGAGCACCGCCTGGTGCTCGACGCGAAGTCCGTCGAGGAGATGGTCGACTACACGATGCGCCGCCTCTACGGCTGA
- a CDS encoding acyl-CoA dehydrogenase — MGHYTSNLRDIEFNLFEVLGRDAVYGTGPFEETDPETARSMLAEITRLAENELAASYEDADRNPPVFDPATHTAPLPESFKRSYHAYMDAEWWRMSIGEELGGLTAPRSLVWAAGENVLGANPAIWMYASGPTFGRVLYDEATEEQKKIAQLMVDRRWGSTMVLTEPDAGSDVGAGRAKAVRQDDGSWHIEGVKRFITSGEHDLSENIVHFVLARPEGHGPGTKGLSLFIVPKYDFDWDTGELGARNGVYATNVEHKMGLKVSNTCEMTFGAHGTPAKGWLLGEKHDGIRQMFKIIEFARMMVGTKAIATLSTGYLNALAYAKERVQGPDLTQFADKTAPRVTITHHPDVRRSLMTQKAYAEGMRALMLYTASVQDDILVKQAAGEDASADEALNDLLLPIVKGYGSERSYAQLAESLQTLGGSGYLQDYPIEQYIRDAKIDTLYEGTTAIQGQDFFFRKIVRNQGVALSALAEEIRKFLAEDSGGQELTAARELLGRAVGDLEATVGVLLTDLAATEKDVRSLYKVGLNTTSFLMAAGDVVVGYLLLRGAAVAAAKLPEATGRDAAFYAGKIAAARHFAATVLPGVAVVRATAETTDLSLMDLDESAF, encoded by the coding sequence ATGGGGCACTACACGTCGAATCTCCGAGACATCGAGTTCAACCTGTTCGAGGTCCTTGGCCGCGACGCGGTGTACGGGACGGGTCCGTTCGAGGAGACCGACCCCGAGACCGCGCGGAGCATGCTCGCCGAGATCACCCGCCTCGCCGAGAACGAACTGGCCGCCTCCTACGAGGACGCCGACCGCAACCCGCCGGTCTTCGACCCCGCGACCCACACCGCGCCGCTGCCGGAGTCGTTCAAGCGCAGCTACCACGCCTACATGGACGCCGAGTGGTGGCGCATGAGCATCGGCGAGGAGCTGGGCGGCCTCACCGCCCCCCGCTCGCTGGTGTGGGCCGCGGGCGAGAACGTGCTGGGCGCCAACCCGGCGATCTGGATGTACGCCTCGGGCCCGACGTTCGGCCGCGTCCTGTACGACGAGGCCACCGAGGAGCAGAAGAAGATCGCCCAGCTGATGGTGGACCGCCGCTGGGGCTCCACGATGGTGCTCACCGAGCCCGACGCGGGCTCCGACGTCGGCGCCGGCCGGGCCAAGGCCGTGCGGCAGGACGACGGCTCCTGGCACATCGAGGGCGTCAAGCGCTTCATCACCTCGGGTGAGCACGACCTCAGCGAGAACATCGTCCACTTCGTGCTCGCCAGGCCCGAGGGCCACGGCCCCGGCACCAAGGGCCTGTCGCTGTTCATCGTGCCCAAGTACGACTTCGACTGGGACACCGGCGAACTGGGGGCGCGCAACGGCGTGTACGCCACCAACGTCGAGCACAAGATGGGCCTGAAGGTCTCCAACACCTGCGAGATGACGTTCGGCGCCCACGGCACCCCGGCCAAGGGCTGGCTGCTGGGCGAGAAGCACGACGGCATCCGCCAGATGTTCAAGATCATCGAGTTCGCGCGCATGATGGTCGGCACGAAGGCCATCGCGACCCTCTCCACGGGCTACCTCAACGCCCTGGCCTACGCCAAGGAGCGCGTGCAGGGCCCCGACCTGACGCAGTTCGCGGACAAGACCGCGCCGCGCGTCACCATCACGCACCACCCCGACGTGCGCCGTTCGCTCATGACGCAGAAGGCGTACGCCGAGGGCATGCGCGCCCTGATGCTGTACACCGCGAGCGTCCAGGACGACATCCTGGTCAAGCAGGCCGCGGGCGAGGACGCGTCGGCCGACGAGGCGCTCAACGACCTGCTGCTGCCCATCGTCAAGGGCTACGGCTCCGAGCGGTCCTACGCGCAGCTCGCCGAGTCCCTCCAGACCCTGGGCGGCTCCGGCTACCTCCAGGACTACCCGATCGAGCAGTACATCAGGGACGCCAAGATCGACACCCTGTACGAGGGCACCACCGCCATCCAGGGCCAGGACTTCTTCTTCCGCAAGATCGTCCGCAACCAGGGCGTCGCGCTGTCCGCGCTCGCCGAGGAGATCAGGAAGTTCCTCGCCGAGGACTCCGGCGGCCAGGAGCTGACCGCGGCCCGCGAGCTGCTCGGCCGCGCCGTGGGCGACCTGGAGGCCACCGTCGGCGTGCTGCTGACGGACCTCGCCGCCACCGAGAAGGACGTCCGCTCGCTCTACAAGGTCGGCCTGAACACCACGTCGTTCCTCATGGCCGCGGGCGACGTCGTCGTCGGCTACCTGCTGCTGCGCGGCGCCGCCGTGGCCGCCGCGAAGCTGCCCGAGGCGACCGGGCGCGACGCCGCGTTCTACGCCGGCAAGATCGCCGCCGCCCGGCACTTCGCCGCCACCGTCCTGCCCGGCGTCGCCGTGGTCAGGGCGACGGCGGAGACCACCGACCTGTCCCTGATGGACCTGGACGAGTCGGCGTTCTGA
- a CDS encoding M18 family aminopeptidase: MTAPFDHAHTDDLMGFLAASPSPYHAVASAVERLEKSGFRRVEETAAWDGAPGGRYVQRGGALIAWFVPESAGPATGFRIIGAHTDSPNLRVKPVPDTGRAGWKQIAVEIYGGTLLNTWLDRDLGLSGRLTLRGGGSTLVNADRPLLRVPQLAVHLDRGVNDGLKLDRQQHMTPLWGLGAPREGELIEFLAAEAGVAPGDVLGFDLMAHSVEPPAYLGRDRELMAGPRLDNLLSVHAATAALIAAAAAGDLDHIPVLAAFDHEENGSTSDTGAQGPLLGRVLKRSVAARGGGYDDRARAFARSFCLSSDTGHAVHPNYPERHDPTHHPRAGGGPILKTNVNQRYATDGEGRAEFVAACERAGVPWQPFVSNNSVPCGTTIGPLTAARHGIATVDVGVAILSMHSARELCAAVDPFLLANAMAAFLRP; this comes from the coding sequence ATGACTGCACCGTTCGACCACGCCCACACCGACGACCTCATGGGCTTCCTCGCCGCGTCGCCGTCCCCGTACCACGCGGTGGCGAGTGCCGTGGAGCGCCTGGAGAAGTCGGGGTTCCGGCGGGTCGAGGAGACCGCGGCCTGGGACGGCGCGCCCGGCGGCCGTTACGTGCAGCGCGGCGGGGCGCTCATCGCGTGGTTCGTGCCCGAGTCCGCGGGGCCCGCGACGGGCTTCCGCATCATCGGGGCGCACACCGACTCCCCGAACCTGCGCGTCAAGCCGGTGCCCGACACCGGCCGCGCCGGCTGGAAGCAGATCGCCGTCGAGATCTACGGCGGCACGCTGCTCAACACGTGGCTCGACCGCGACCTCGGCCTCTCGGGACGGCTGACGCTGCGCGGCGGCGGCAGCACGCTCGTGAACGCCGACCGGCCGCTGCTGCGCGTCCCGCAGCTGGCCGTCCACCTCGACCGCGGCGTGAACGACGGGCTCAAGCTCGACCGGCAGCAGCACATGACGCCGCTGTGGGGCCTCGGCGCCCCGCGCGAGGGCGAGTTGATCGAGTTCCTCGCCGCCGAGGCGGGCGTCGCGCCGGGCGACGTCCTCGGCTTCGACCTCATGGCCCACAGCGTGGAGCCGCCCGCCTACCTCGGCCGCGACCGCGAGCTGATGGCCGGGCCCCGCCTGGACAACCTGCTCTCCGTGCACGCCGCGACCGCCGCGCTCATCGCCGCCGCGGCGGCCGGCGACCTGGACCACATCCCGGTGCTCGCCGCGTTCGACCACGAGGAGAACGGCAGCACCTCCGACACCGGCGCCCAGGGCCCGCTGCTCGGCCGGGTGCTGAAGCGGTCGGTCGCCGCGCGCGGCGGCGGCTACGACGACCGCGCCCGCGCGTTCGCCCGGTCGTTCTGCCTGTCCTCCGACACCGGCCACGCCGTGCACCCCAACTACCCCGAGCGGCACGACCCGACGCACCACCCGCGCGCCGGGGGCGGCCCCATCCTCAAGACCAACGTCAACCAGCGCTACGCCACCGACGGCGAGGGGCGGGCCGAGTTCGTCGCCGCGTGCGAGCGCGCGGGCGTGCCGTGGCAGCCGTTCGTATCCAACAACTCCGTGCCCTGCGGCACCACGATCGGCCCGCTCACGGCCGCGCGGCACGGCATCGCCACCGTCGACGTCGGCGTCGCGATCCTGTCCATGCACTCCGCGCGCGAACTGTGCGCCGCCGTCGACCCGTTCCTCCTGGCCAACGCGATGGCCGCGTTCCTGCGCCCCTGA
- a CDS encoding maleylpyruvate isomerase family mycothiol-dependent enzyme translates to MTVHPSLQPSIDAWTQSIEAISELASSLVDGEWNRATECPGWSVRDVVSHVIGGECEALGDPRPIHTLPRDLYHVTDETTRYMEVQVDVRRHHTGPEMTSELEYTIIRRSRQLRNERRKPEDIVSHPLHGKMPLQDFLDWRVFDVWTHEQDLRRALRRPGNLDTAAAHVARDVLLGRLPKVIAEDAGAPKKSAVVFDVGGPVEFLRTVRVDEHGNGTVDSSPSLGPIVTFTTDWETFVRLTSGRVRAKKVADKLRIEGDTDLAERIVNGFAPTH, encoded by the coding sequence GTGACCGTGCACCCGAGCCTTCAGCCGTCCATCGACGCCTGGACACAATCCATCGAGGCGATATCCGAACTGGCTTCGTCACTGGTGGACGGCGAGTGGAACCGGGCCACCGAGTGCCCCGGCTGGTCGGTGCGCGACGTCGTGTCGCACGTGATCGGCGGCGAGTGCGAGGCGCTGGGCGACCCGCGCCCCATCCACACCCTGCCGCGCGACCTCTACCACGTGACCGACGAGACCACGCGGTACATGGAGGTGCAGGTCGACGTCAGGCGGCACCACACGGGCCCGGAGATGACCAGCGAGCTGGAGTACACCATCATCCGCAGGTCGCGCCAGCTGCGGAACGAGCGCCGCAAGCCCGAGGACATCGTCTCGCACCCGCTGCACGGCAAGATGCCGCTCCAGGACTTCCTCGACTGGCGGGTGTTCGACGTGTGGACGCACGAGCAGGACCTGCGCCGCGCGCTGCGCCGCCCGGGGAACCTCGACACCGCCGCCGCGCACGTCGCCCGCGACGTGCTGCTCGGCCGGCTGCCCAAGGTGATCGCCGAGGACGCGGGCGCGCCGAAGAAGTCCGCGGTGGTCTTCGACGTGGGCGGCCCGGTGGAGTTCCTGCGCACCGTGCGCGTCGACGAGCACGGCAACGGCACGGTGGACAGCAGCCCCTCGCTCGGACCGATCGTGACGTTCACGACGGACTGGGAGACGTTCGTGCGGCTCACCAGCGGCCGGGTGCGCGCCAAGAAGGTCGCGGACAAGCTGAGGATCGAGGGCGACACGGACCTCGCCGAGCGCATCGTCAACGGGTTCGCGCCGACGCACTGA